One window from the genome of Tolypothrix sp. NIES-4075 encodes:
- the obgE gene encoding GTPase ObgE gives MQFIDQANIEVEAGKGGDGIVAFRREKYVPAGGPSGGNGGRGGSVIFVAKENLQTLLDFRYNHRFQGENGGRGGPNNCTGANGKDLTVEVPCGTAIYDAESGELLADLIEQNQTFVVAKGGKGGLGNQHFLSNRNRAPEYALPGLPGEIKQLRLELKLLAEVGIIGLPNAGKSTLISALSAARPKIADYPFTTLIPNLGVVRKPTGDGTVFADIPGLIEGASGGAGLGHDFLRHIERTRVLLHLIDATSEDVIGEYKTIKKELQDYGRGLAERSLVLALNKIDAVDRETVDLEALAMQLNHLSFAPVFLISAVTGAGLQPMLQEVWRLLDELNVVQQVEVLG, from the coding sequence ATGCAATTTATCGATCAAGCAAACATTGAAGTTGAAGCCGGCAAGGGTGGCGATGGTATTGTTGCCTTTCGTCGGGAGAAGTATGTGCCGGCTGGTGGTCCCTCTGGCGGAAATGGGGGACGCGGTGGTTCGGTGATTTTTGTGGCAAAGGAAAATTTGCAAACTTTGCTAGATTTCAGATACAACCATCGCTTTCAAGGTGAAAACGGTGGACGCGGGGGACCAAATAACTGTACTGGTGCAAATGGTAAGGATTTAACTGTCGAAGTTCCCTGCGGTACGGCTATTTATGATGCAGAGAGTGGCGAACTGTTGGCAGATTTAATTGAACAAAACCAGACTTTTGTGGTAGCTAAAGGTGGTAAAGGTGGCTTGGGAAATCAACATTTTTTGAGTAACCGCAACCGCGCTCCAGAATACGCTCTCCCAGGATTACCAGGAGAAATAAAGCAACTCCGCTTAGAGTTGAAACTGTTAGCAGAAGTAGGAATTATTGGGCTACCCAATGCAGGAAAATCGACTTTGATATCAGCTTTGTCAGCAGCGCGTCCGAAAATTGCTGATTACCCGTTTACTACTTTGATACCGAACTTGGGTGTAGTGCGAAAACCTACAGGTGATGGCACGGTTTTTGCTGATATTCCCGGTTTGATTGAAGGTGCTTCTGGTGGTGCGGGGTTGGGACACGATTTTCTGCGTCACATTGAGCGCACGCGGGTACTGTTGCATTTGATAGATGCTACCAGTGAAGATGTTATAGGCGAATATAAAACGATTAAGAAAGAGTTACAAGATTACGGACGCGGTTTAGCAGAGCGATCGCTTGTTTTAGCACTCAACAAAATTGATGCGGTGGATCGAGAAACTGTAGATTTGGAAGCACTAGCTATGCAACTTAATCATCTATCCTTTGCGCCGGTTTTCTTGATTTCCGCTGTTACCGGCGCTGGGTTACAGCCAATGTTACAGGAAGTTTGGCGACTTCTTGATGAACTTAATGTGGTCCAACAAGTGGAGGTGTTGGGATAA
- a CDS encoding Mo-dependent nitrogenase C-terminal domain-containing protein: MKSAVQSPYSNEQIAAWLRGLLTVAWADGNFDAQEQELIANITDKELAPKIKFESLEPIEPEELAAVLGKNTTAAENFLRTAVMVAIADGTYSSSEDYLLHQFCTALEQPEELLKALRYTIEHPQQLQTPSADLTKRQLDALRPMREWLDKLEIHDPRVARFLCKMIPSQCPFERDVVLFGRKIVHIPPMCKINPLYEQLVSLRFRALSYLADDCGEDISPYI; encoded by the coding sequence ATGAAAAGTGCTGTCCAATCTCCTTATAGCAATGAACAAATTGCCGCTTGGCTGCGGGGATTACTGACAGTTGCGTGGGCGGATGGTAACTTTGATGCCCAAGAACAGGAATTAATTGCTAATATCACTGACAAAGAATTGGCTCCGAAAATCAAGTTTGAATCATTAGAGCCAATTGAACCAGAGGAATTAGCTGCGGTGTTGGGTAAAAATACAACAGCAGCGGAAAATTTTTTAAGAACAGCGGTGATGGTAGCGATCGCTGATGGTACTTATTCTTCTAGTGAAGATTACCTTTTGCATCAATTCTGCACAGCCTTGGAACAGCCAGAGGAATTACTCAAAGCGCTGCGCTACACTATAGAACACCCACAGCAACTACAGACTCCTTCCGCCGATTTGACAAAACGGCAACTTGATGCATTGCGCCCCATGCGTGAGTGGCTAGACAAACTGGAGATTCACGACCCCAGAGTAGCCCGCTTTTTGTGCAAAATGATACCTTCGCAGTGTCCCTTTGAGCGCGATGTCGTTTTGTTTGGACGGAAAATAGTTCACATTCCCCCGATGTGTAAAATCAATCCACTTTATGAACAACTTGTAAGCTTGCGTTTTCGTGCCCTTTCTTATCTAGCAGATGATTGCGGTGAAGATATTTCACCTTATATTTAG
- a CDS encoding BrnT family toxin, with the protein MVHTERDNLIRIISARKATKNEEIRYFQQIAD; encoded by the coding sequence ATTGTACATACCGAACGAGACAACCTAATACGTATAATTTCTGCAAGAAAGGCTACAAAAAATGAAGAAATCAGATACTTCCAACAAATCGCAGACTGA
- a CDS encoding BrnA antitoxin family protein, whose translation MKKSDTSNKSQTDWERLDAMKNEEIDLSECPEITPEMFARGVVRRGLKPTPNKVEVTVRLDSDVLEWFKAQGRGYQTQMNALLRAYMEAHK comes from the coding sequence ATGAAGAAATCAGATACTTCCAACAAATCGCAGACTGATTGGGAACGATTGGATGCTATGAAAAATGAAGAAATTGACCTTTCAGAATGTCCGGAAATTACACCGGAGATGTTCGCTCGTGGGGTTGTACGTCGTGGTTTGAAACCTACTCCCAACAAGGTAGAGGTAACAGTACGCCTTGATAGTGATGTCTTAGAATGGTTTAAGGCGCAAGGACGTGGATATCAGACACAAATGAATGCGCTGCTTCGAGCATACATGGAAGCGCATAAGTAA
- a CDS encoding DUF3182 family protein: MHYQDLEVSSSSLWDGQSNSVPFKNLVIPEFKVETLVINSNKPPVKFAYYRNLGIAAKIAEIFQRFGGIEQGKTYYVADKTIVLELKENQKLIEDALIESEKDFFGGIVARPHQSTKAIMHPLVSREAVCPLGWSHEFSEELAQRNLVLPGFTVFSTDDLRIAFKELYNKGVYQIRLKDPLAFLGMSQFVISSFQELEQFISDKIADQGKLQQYGLVVEENLHPEDLKTYSASFITVGSHQVQCLGVQRFSQGLYRGTDLVIMRTGKRIPPKLLAQVGIFNNEDAQAIIDKALLFRALLNKHIPEIKTARFNLDIVSGIASIYSNGTCEEVLRFALLEQSFRVGGASAGEIWGLESLLSYPDVDAVCASTYYRYGDEAYQIVSEEENLYCGVDNRFGPISISVKVHQS; encoded by the coding sequence ATGCACTACCAGGATTTAGAGGTGTCTTCGTCCTCATTGTGGGATGGACAGTCAAACTCAGTTCCCTTCAAAAACTTAGTTATTCCTGAGTTCAAAGTTGAAACGTTAGTTATCAACAGCAACAAACCGCCTGTTAAGTTCGCTTATTACCGAAATCTTGGGATTGCGGCAAAAATAGCCGAAATCTTCCAAAGATTCGGTGGTATTGAGCAGGGGAAAACATACTACGTTGCTGATAAAACTATAGTCCTTGAGTTGAAAGAGAATCAAAAGCTGATCGAGGATGCGCTTATCGAGAGCGAAAAGGATTTTTTTGGTGGAATTGTAGCCAGACCTCACCAATCTACAAAAGCAATAATGCATCCCTTGGTTAGTAGAGAAGCAGTTTGTCCGCTAGGATGGTCTCATGAGTTTTCTGAAGAGCTTGCCCAGCGAAATCTTGTTCTTCCTGGATTCACAGTTTTCAGTACTGATGATCTGAGAATAGCTTTCAAGGAGCTCTACAACAAAGGAGTGTATCAAATTCGCCTCAAAGATCCGCTTGCATTTTTGGGAATGAGCCAGTTTGTCATTAGCTCTTTCCAAGAGCTAGAGCAGTTTATCTCTGATAAAATTGCGGATCAAGGTAAGCTCCAACAATACGGACTGGTGGTGGAAGAAAATCTTCACCCAGAAGATTTGAAGACATATAGTGCGAGTTTTATTACTGTTGGTTCTCACCAGGTACAGTGTCTAGGGGTTCAAAGGTTCTCTCAAGGACTATACAGGGGAACTGATCTTGTGATTATGCGAACAGGCAAACGTATCCCTCCTAAGCTGCTTGCTCAGGTTGGCATTTTCAACAACGAAGATGCACAAGCAATTATAGATAAAGCACTCCTTTTTAGAGCGCTTTTAAATAAACACATTCCAGAGATTAAAACTGCGAGATTCAACCTGGATATAGTGTCCGGAATCGCATCCATATATTCAAACGGCACTTGTGAGGAAGTTTTGCGCTTCGCATTGCTTGAGCAGTCCTTCCGTGTTGGAGGAGCATCTGCTGGGGAAATTTGGGGTCTTGAATCTCTTTTGTCCTATCCTGATGTGGATGCAGTATGTGCCTCAACGTACTATCGATACGGAGACGAAGCATACCAAATTGTATCTGAGGAAGAGAACCTTTATTGTGGGGTGGATAATCGTTTCGGACCGATATCAATATCAGTAAAGGTTCACCAAAGTTGA
- a CDS encoding class I SAM-dependent methyltransferase — protein sequence MTKTTVNLGVVQETLLIPLWARACEFSKPDPIIQDPKSVEILKAINYDFDKFATAKSSQIGTCLRGMILDNWVCAYLQQHPQGSVVEIGAGLNTRFERVDNGEVRWFDLDLPDSMTLRKQFFEETERRQFITASALDIDWIERVKAVNATCMFVAEGVLIYLSEEQVQQLFANLLEHFPGCWFAFDSMSPLMVKNQKRHDSINYTSAKFNWSISDIRKIQDWDFRYQVIEVTTFADLPAKYLRRFGVVIRLLFSYIPFLRNMYRLTLVRLS from the coding sequence ATGACTAAAACCACAGTTAACCTTGGTGTCGTTCAAGAAACTCTGCTAATCCCGCTCTGGGCTAGAGCTTGTGAGTTTTCCAAACCCGATCCAATTATACAAGACCCGAAATCGGTCGAGATTCTGAAGGCGATCAATTACGATTTTGATAAATTTGCTACTGCTAAAAGCTCTCAAATAGGCACTTGCTTGCGAGGAATGATCCTTGACAACTGGGTATGCGCTTATCTCCAACAACATCCTCAAGGTTCAGTAGTAGAAATTGGTGCAGGACTCAATACCCGTTTTGAGCGAGTTGATAATGGTGAAGTACGCTGGTTTGATTTAGACTTACCAGACTCAATGACGCTGCGAAAGCAGTTTTTTGAAGAAACAGAACGCCGTCAGTTTATCACGGCTTCAGCCTTGGATATAGATTGGATTGAGCGGGTTAAAGCAGTTAATGCAACTTGTATGTTTGTGGCAGAGGGAGTACTGATCTATCTCAGTGAAGAACAGGTGCAGCAGTTGTTTGCTAATCTTTTAGAGCATTTTCCTGGTTGTTGGTTTGCGTTTGATTCTATGTCACCCCTGATGGTGAAAAATCAGAAGAGACATGACTCAATAAATTACACCTCAGCAAAATTTAATTGGAGTATCTCAGATATTCGCAAGATTCAAGATTGGGATTTCCGCTATCAAGTAATCGAAGTCACTACTTTTGCAGATTTGCCAGCTAAATATTTGCGACGCTTTGGTGTGGTAATTCGCTTACTGTTCTCCTATATTCCTTTCTTGCGGAATATGTATCGTTTAACATTAGTTAGATTAAGTTAA
- a CDS encoding glutamate--cysteine ligase translates to MFYFGIEHEVAFLNHEGKFADFSRTKFADFNQIVERLPTYPSDYPQLRVGNAGIKQKRWYIEGFERFEDSENVIECVPKGIEIRTTINSTIQSAINELSESFRLLCKNAINFGFSPVLVSFNPYHAVFEPQPPLNDYEIKWRQTSPERQTAHIPMLTYGPDLNISVAGLSTEGVIDIGRKLTYYSPYIVPFSYSSPFYQGTLWDGLSVRTFIRTGKRPAVMVFVEKREQLIDSVPSLTKIARIPAEVGRIEFKAFDSCDDLTIYAGLLALLKGLVLDKTLLGRATVPDAEKHQISAKEGFDNEDILATAKLVLQASEIALFNDPDVELLAPLKVMLDKRETPAHKLIQVFNQVGSIEKALLQTYAFK, encoded by the coding sequence ATGTTTTATTTTGGTATCGAGCATGAAGTCGCTTTCCTCAACCATGAAGGAAAGTTTGCTGATTTTTCGCGGACAAAATTTGCTGATTTTAATCAAATCGTAGAAAGATTACCCACATACCCCAGCGATTATCCCCAATTACGTGTTGGGAATGCTGGGATTAAACAAAAAAGATGGTATATTGAAGGATTTGAACGATTTGAAGATTCAGAAAATGTGATCGAATGCGTTCCTAAAGGTATCGAAATTAGAACAACTATAAATTCTACTATTCAAAGCGCTATAAATGAATTATCAGAAAGTTTTCGTTTGCTGTGCAAAAATGCTATAAACTTCGGTTTTTCGCCTGTTTTAGTCAGTTTTAATCCATACCATGCTGTTTTTGAGCCGCAACCCCCATTAAATGATTATGAAATAAAATGGCGGCAAACTTCCCCAGAAAGACAAACGGCACACATTCCGATGTTGACTTATGGTCCTGACTTAAATATATCAGTTGCTGGGTTATCTACTGAAGGTGTAATTGATATTGGCAGAAAGTTAACTTATTACAGTCCTTACATTGTTCCATTTAGTTATAGTTCTCCTTTTTATCAAGGTACTTTGTGGGATGGTTTATCGGTAAGGACATTTATTAGAACCGGCAAAAGACCGGCGGTGATGGTATTTGTAGAAAAACGCGAACAACTGATAGATAGCGTACCTTCGTTAACGAAAATAGCACGCATCCCCGCAGAAGTCGGTAGAATTGAATTTAAGGCTTTTGATAGTTGTGATGATTTGACAATTTATGCCGGTTTGCTGGCATTATTAAAGGGTTTGGTATTAGATAAAACTCTTTTGGGTAGAGCAACTGTACCCGATGCTGAGAAACATCAAATATCCGCAAAAGAAGGTTTTGACAACGAAGATATTTTAGCGACAGCAAAACTTGTTTTGCAAGCATCTGAAATTGCACTCTTCAACGATCCTGATGTTGAGTTGTTAGCACCGCTGAAAGTTATGCTGGATAAGCGAGAAACACCGGCTCATAAACTGATTCAAGTTTTTAACCAAGTAGGTTCCATAGAAAAAGCACTCTTGCAAACTTACGCTTTTAAATAG
- a CDS encoding alkaline phosphatase family protein, which translates to MRIFTRSRRWLILTLFVIALVAACNLVQPAKQHNVVIFVADGLRPTSINSTDMPTLNEIREQGVTFVNSHSLFPTFTTANASAIATGHYLGDTGDFSNTIKVSAPVKSAKNSLVPFLENNAVLKEVNKQFGKNFINEESLLATARKAGFSTAAVGKIGPVLIQDVTHQKGEATIIFDDATGTPTGIALSEEITPLLTKASLPTATPSRGANGKPGDSKTPGTKVANTVQQQYFADVTTKVILPLFQQRKKPFVLVYWSRDPDGTQHNHGDSLNQIVPGINGPTVLAARQNVDNNLAQIRTALKDLGLETTTNIFVTADHGFSTISKESKTSYAKTLAYSDVPKGFLPPGFVAIDLAHDLKLSLFDPENKNALINPSKGQFSKNSLIGKDANNPDIIVAGNGGSDLIYLPNVKNNKVIAKKIVDLLLKQDYVSGLFVDDILGSIPGTLPSSAIKLRGTARTPHPSIVVNFRSFDTGCGNPTACGVEIADTALQQGQGMHGSFSRADTYNTMAAIGPDFKQKYQDTAPTSNADVAPTLAKVLKLKLPSQGKLVGRVLSEALTNGANIKSQSQTLESQVAANGLKTILKYQIVGGTRYFDTAGFPGRTVGL; encoded by the coding sequence ATGCGGATTTTTACACGCAGTCGTCGCTGGTTAATCTTAACTTTGTTTGTAATTGCACTTGTGGCAGCATGTAATCTAGTTCAGCCAGCAAAACAACATAATGTAGTTATTTTTGTAGCGGATGGGTTGCGTCCGACTTCGATAAATTCTACTGATATGCCTACATTGAATGAAATTAGAGAACAGGGAGTAACATTTGTCAATAGTCACTCATTATTTCCGACTTTTACCACTGCTAACGCAAGTGCGATCGCAACCGGACATTACCTTGGTGATACGGGTGACTTTAGCAATACTATCAAAGTTAGCGCCCCGGTTAAAAGTGCCAAAAACAGCTTAGTCCCCTTCCTAGAAAATAACGCCGTTCTTAAAGAAGTTAACAAACAGTTTGGTAAAAACTTTATCAACGAAGAAAGCCTACTTGCAACTGCGAGAAAAGCAGGTTTTAGCACTGCTGCTGTAGGGAAAATTGGACCCGTCTTAATTCAAGATGTCACCCATCAAAAGGGCGAAGCTACTATCATTTTTGATGATGCAACTGGTACACCTACAGGTATTGCCTTAAGTGAAGAAATTACCCCATTGTTAACCAAAGCTTCACTACCAACAGCAACTCCATCACGGGGAGCAAATGGCAAACCAGGTGATAGTAAAACTCCAGGTACTAAAGTTGCCAATACAGTACAACAACAATATTTTGCTGATGTGACAACTAAGGTAATTTTACCATTATTCCAGCAACGAAAAAAACCTTTTGTCTTAGTTTATTGGTCGCGTGACCCCGATGGAACACAGCATAACCACGGTGATAGCCTTAATCAAATCGTTCCCGGTATTAACGGTCCGACAGTTCTAGCAGCACGTCAAAATGTTGATAATAATTTAGCGCAAATTCGGACTGCACTCAAAGATTTGGGCTTAGAAACGACAACAAATATATTTGTAACCGCTGACCACGGCTTCTCAACTATTAGCAAAGAAAGCAAAACCAGCTATGCGAAAACCCTTGCTTACTCAGATGTCCCAAAAGGTTTTTTACCACCTGGTTTTGTAGCGATTGATTTAGCACATGACTTGAAGTTGTCTTTATTTGACCCAGAGAATAAAAATGCGCTAATTAATCCTAGCAAAGGACAATTTTCTAAAAATAGTTTAATTGGCAAAGATGCCAACAACCCAGATATAATTGTTGCTGGTAATGGCGGTTCTGATTTAATCTATTTACCTAATGTCAAAAACAACAAAGTTATTGCCAAAAAGATTGTAGATTTGCTGTTGAAACAAGATTATGTCAGCGGCTTATTTGTTGATGATATATTAGGTTCAATTCCCGGTACATTGCCGAGTAGTGCCATCAAATTGCGAGGAACAGCGCGAACTCCTCACCCGTCGATTGTAGTCAACTTTCGCTCATTTGATACAGGTTGCGGCAATCCGACAGCGTGTGGAGTAGAAATAGCGGATACAGCTTTGCAGCAAGGACAAGGAATGCACGGAAGCTTCAGCCGTGCTGATACTTACAACACAATGGCAGCTATTGGTCCGGACTTCAAGCAAAAATATCAAGACACAGCACCAACAAGTAATGCAGATGTAGCACCAACTTTAGCAAAAGTGTTGAAGTTGAAGTTACCATCTCAAGGTAAGCTAGTTGGTCGGGTGTTAAGTGAAGCCTTAACTAACGGTGCCAATATTAAATCTCAGTCTCAAACTTTAGAATCTCAAGTTGCTGCGAATGGTTTAAAGACAATTCTTAAATACCAAATAGTGGGAGGAACTCGTTATTTTGATACGGCTGGTTTTCCCGGTCGCACTGTTGGATTGTAA
- a CDS encoding GGDEF domain-containing response regulator has translation MIKSDQNKPPLILVVDDEKTLRLVLKRAMEKEGYRVQEACGGQHCLDICQQHLPDMVLLDAMMPAMDGFSCCAKMQEALGENCPPVLMITVLDDKESVNKAFKMGAKDYITKPIDYLKLSLRVSRLLASRWAIAGLQQQIQKECLLTVQMETSNRELQRHALFDSLTQLATYRYFTEYLQREWKRLQGVQLPLSLILCNIDFFEAYNDTYGYEAGNECLCQIAYTINNSKRRSADLVARYKGDEFAIALPNTSAETAFGVAEAIRAAVRASGIIHGESKVNEHVTLSIGVASIIPSEQLSINILITKAEKALNQAKIQGRDRIFML, from the coding sequence ATGATTAAATCAGACCAAAACAAGCCACCATTAATTCTTGTCGTCGATGATGAAAAAACTTTGCGACTAGTGCTGAAAAGAGCTATGGAGAAAGAAGGATATCGAGTGCAAGAAGCGTGTGGTGGACAGCACTGTTTGGATATTTGTCAACAGCATTTGCCAGATATGGTTTTATTAGATGCGATGATGCCAGCAATGGATGGTTTTAGTTGCTGCGCCAAAATGCAAGAGGCTTTGGGTGAAAATTGTCCGCCAGTTTTAATGATTACTGTTCTTGATGATAAAGAGTCGGTTAATAAAGCTTTTAAAATGGGCGCGAAAGACTATATCACAAAACCCATCGATTATCTCAAATTGAGTTTGCGAGTTAGTCGCTTGCTAGCATCAAGATGGGCGATCGCTGGACTTCAACAACAAATTCAAAAAGAGTGTCTGCTGACAGTACAGATGGAAACGTCGAACCGAGAATTACAACGTCATGCTTTGTTTGATAGTTTGACTCAGCTTGCCACCTATCGTTATTTTACTGAGTATTTACAGCGCGAATGGAAGAGATTGCAAGGGGTACAGTTACCTCTTTCTTTAATTTTGTGTAATATTGATTTTTTTGAAGCTTATAACGATACTTACGGATATGAAGCTGGGAATGAATGCTTATGTCAAATTGCTTACACGATTAATAACAGCAAAAGGCGATCGGCTGATTTAGTAGCGCGTTACAAAGGTGATGAATTTGCGATCGCTTTACCAAATACTTCTGCGGAAACAGCTTTTGGTGTTGCAGAAGCAATTCGCGCTGCTGTCAGAGCTAGCGGTATAATTCATGGTGAATCAAAGGTTAACGAACACGTTACCCTTAGCATCGGGGTTGCGAGTATTATTCCTTCTGAGCAATTATCTATAAATATACTGATTACCAAAGCGGAGAAAGCTCTAAATCAAGCGAAAATCCAAGGACGCGATCGGATATTCATGCTCTAA